In Strigops habroptila isolate Jane chromosome 4, bStrHab1.2.pri, whole genome shotgun sequence, a single genomic region encodes these proteins:
- the LOC115606188 gene encoding extracellular tyrosine-protein kinase PKDCC-like: MAAAAAVGRARRGARLSAAALLALLALALLALTAGRGGGGGGSGSGGGSGVGQLGSAPLPLPPGLREELRQRRRDLRRLEAVAGGGEAAAGGLGCGDLSLVTGVSVLGWGFTKVVARAALAGGGAVALKSVHGAGREVRQCVQRYGAPAGCRRLAAYKLLKEVTLLQRLRHPGIVQLHGQCYDNSGDPEIRVTAMLELGSPLEMIQLLQTPWEERFKICLSLVKLLFYLAHSPLGSIVLLDFQPRQFVMVDGNLKVTDMDDASTEELSCKEDNDCTLDFPTKSFPLKCSAVGKCEGINEKKNLFNAYRYFFTYLLPHSAPLALRPFLSDILNATGDLQYGINETLKAFEKVLHLYKSGLYLQKRPLLLKDYISLKGFRMVEGEDYKCWPSYSHLGCLLSVHSAEEAAAICNSQSQCQSFIITQQRTWTGRPLASFQSSLTDLIPDAHTVVYVKRSASSGKRL; this comes from the exons atggcggcggcggcggcggtggggcGGGCACGGCGGGGCGCCCGGCTGAGCGCGGCCGCGCTGCTGGCGCTGCTGGCGCTGGCGCTGCTGGCGCTGACGGCCGGCCGCGGTGGTGGTGGCGGTGGCAGTGGCAGCGGCGGTGGCAGCGGTGTGGGGCAGCTGGGCTCCGcgccgctgccgctgccgccgggcTTGCGGGAAGAGCTGCGGCAGAGGCGGCGCGACCTGCGGCGCCTGGAGGCAGTGGCGGGCGGcggcgaggcggcggcgggcgggctgGGCTGCGGCGACCTGAGCCTGGTGACGGGCGTCAGcgtgctgggctggggcttCACCAAGGTGGTGGCCCGGGCGGCGCTggcgggcggcggcgccgtGGCCCTCAAGTCGGTGCACGGGGCGGGCCGGGAGGTGCGGCAGTGTGTGCAGCGCTACGGGGCGCCGGCCGGCTGCCGCCGCCTGGCCGCCTACAAGCTGCTGAAGGAGGTGACGCTGCTGCAGCGCCTGCGGCATCCCGGCATCGTACAG CTGCACGGTCAATGCTATGATAATAGCGGAGATCCTGAAATACGGGTCACAGCTATGCTGGAGCTGGGATCCCCCCTGGAGATGATTCAGCTTCTGCAGACCCCCTGGGAGGAGAGatttaaa ATTTGCCTGAGTCTTGTGAAACTGCTGTTTTACTTGGCACATTCTCCCCTGGGTTCAATAGTCCTCTTGGATTTCCAGCCGAGGCAGTTTGTTATGGTGGATGGAAACCTAAAAGTGACAGACATGGATGATGCCAGCACTGAGGAACTGTCATGCAAGGAAGATAATGACTGCACACTTGACTTCCCTACAAAAAGCTTCCCCCTCAAATGCTCTGCAGTTGGGAAATGTGaaggaataaatgaaaagaagaatcttTTCAATGCATATCG GTATTTTTTCACCTATCTTTTGCCACACTCTGCACCACTGGCTTTGCGTCCCTTTTTGAGCGATATTCTGAACGCAACAG gTGATTTACAATATGGAATAAATGAAACCCTGAAAGCTTTTGAGAAGGTTTTACATCTCTACAAGTCTGGGCTCTACCTTCAGAAAAGacctctgcttttaaaag ATTACATCTCCCTAAAGGGCTTCCGAATGGTGGAAGGAGAAGACTACAAGTGCTGGCCCTCCTACAGCCACCTGGGATGCCTGCTCTCCGTTCACAGTGCCGAGGAAGCTGCCGCAATTTGTAACTCCCAATCGCAGTGTCAAAGCTTTATCATCACTCAGCAGAGGACATGGACAG GACGCCCACTCGCCTCGTTTCAGAGTAGCCTGACTGATTTAATACCGGATGCTCATACTGTAGTCTATGTTAAACGATCGGCTTCCTCAGGGAAAAGACTTTAG
- the LOC115607219 gene encoding cholesterol 24-hydroxylase isoform X1, protein MEALGAAAGLLLALCLLAFCLYCCYVKYIHAKYDHIPGAPRASFFLGHLPIFWGMLGKQEFVHDLFLQWAEKYGPVVRLNAFHRVSIMVLSPEGVKEFLMSPQYPKDRFVYGRIYNIFGERFLGNGLVTVCNHEHWHKQRKIMDPAFSRTYLMGLMETFNEKAEELMEKLEEKADGKKEFSMLTMMNRVTMDVIAKVAFGLELNALSDDQTPFPHAVTMVLEGMTQMRIPFLQYMPGKQKLVKEVQESARLLRRVGRECLEQRREAIRSGKEDTLDILTQILKGDALEETRDDENILDNFITFFVAGHETTANQLSFTVMALAQHPEILERLQAEVDDVLGAKRDLDYEDLGKLTYLSQVLKESLRLYPPVPGTLRWIDKEHVVSGIRIPAKTTLVFSTYIMGRMEKHFKDPLTFNPDRFSKDAPKPYYCYFPFSLGPRSCIGQAFAQMEAKVVMAKLLQRFEFELVPGQSFKLLDAGTLRPLDGVMCKLKPRSVARSCQE, encoded by the exons ATGGAGGCGCtgggggcggcggcggggctccTGCTGGCGCTCTGCCTGCTGGCCTTCTGCCTCTACTGCTGCTATGTGAAATACATCCACGCCAAGTACGACCACATCCCCGGCGCCCCGCGGGCGAG cttttttcttgGTCATCTGCCAATCTTTTGGGGAATGCTGGGGAAACAGGAGTTTGTGCATGATCTCTTCCTGCAGTG GGCAGAGAAATATGGACCTGTTGTACGGCTTAATGCCTTTCACAGAGTCTCAATAATGGTTCTGAGTCCTGAAGGAGTGAAG GAGTTCTTGATGTCACCACAGTACCCAAAGGATCGCTTTGTGTACGGTCGTATCTACAACATATTTGGTGAGAG GTTCCTAGGGAATGGCTTGGTAACTGTTTGCAACCATGAGCATTGGCACAAGCAGCGGAAGATAATGGATCCAGCATTCAGCCGAAC CTACCTGATGGGTCTGATGGaaacttttaatgaaaaagcagaggagctgaTGGAGAAGCtagaggaaaaggcagatggaaaaaaagagtttagCATGCTGACGATGATGAACCGGGTGACTATGGATGTCATTGCAAAG GTAGCCTTTGGCTTGGAATTAAATGCACTGAGTGATGACCAGACGCCTTTCCCGCATGCTGTGACTATGGTTTTGGAGGGAATGACCCAGATGCGTATCCCCTTCTTGCAG TACATGCCAGGGAAGCAGAAGCTGGTAAAGGAGGTCCAGGAAAGCGCGAGGCTGCTGCGGCGTGTGGGGAGGGAATGCCTTGAGCAGAGGAGAGAGGCCATCCGGAGCGGGAAGGAAGACACGCTGGATATTCTTACGCAGATACTGAAAGGAGATG CTCTGGAGGAAACTAGAGATGATGAAAATATTCTGGATAACTTTATCACTTTCTTTGTTGCAG GTCATGAAACCACTGCCAATCAGTTGTCATTTACCGTAATGGCACTCGCTCAGCATCCTGAAATACTGGAAAG GCTTCAGGCCGAAGTGGATGATGTTCTTGGTGCTAAGAGAGACCTTGACTATGAGGATCTTGGCAAACTCACCTACTTATCGCAG GTTTTGAAGGAATCGCTGCGGCTGTACCCACCCGTCCCGGGGACGCTGCGCTGGATAGACAAGGAGCATGTCGTCAGTGGCATCAGAATTCCTGCAAAAACAACGCTCGTT TTCAGCACTTACATAATGGGAAGGATGGAAAAGCATTTCAAGGATCCACTCACTTTCAATCCAGACCGATTTAGCAAAGATGCACCTAA gcCATATTATTGCTATTTTCCATTCTCTCTGGGACCCCGGTCCTGCATCGGGCAGGCATTTGCACAG ATGGAGGCGAAAGTGGTGATGGCAAAACTGCTGCAGAGGTTTGAATTCGAGCTGGTACCAGGGCAGAGTTTTAAACTCCTGGATGCTGGAACCTTGAGGCCACTAGATGGAGTAATGTGTAAATTAAAGCCAAGGAGCGTTGCAAGAAGCTGCCAGGAGTGA
- the LOC115607219 gene encoding cholesterol 24-hydroxylase isoform X2: MSPQYPKDRFVYGRIYNIFGERFLGNGLVTVCNHEHWHKQRKIMDPAFSRTYLMGLMETFNEKAEELMEKLEEKADGKKEFSMLTMMNRVTMDVIAKVAFGLELNALSDDQTPFPHAVTMVLEGMTQMRIPFLQYMPGKQKLVKEVQESARLLRRVGRECLEQRREAIRSGKEDTLDILTQILKGDALEETRDDENILDNFITFFVAGHETTANQLSFTVMALAQHPEILERLQAEVDDVLGAKRDLDYEDLGKLTYLSQVLKESLRLYPPVPGTLRWIDKEHVVSGIRIPAKTTLVFSTYIMGRMEKHFKDPLTFNPDRFSKDAPKPYYCYFPFSLGPRSCIGQAFAQMEAKVVMAKLLQRFEFELVPGQSFKLLDAGTLRPLDGVMCKLKPRSVARSCQE, translated from the exons ATGTCACCACAGTACCCAAAGGATCGCTTTGTGTACGGTCGTATCTACAACATATTTGGTGAGAG GTTCCTAGGGAATGGCTTGGTAACTGTTTGCAACCATGAGCATTGGCACAAGCAGCGGAAGATAATGGATCCAGCATTCAGCCGAAC CTACCTGATGGGTCTGATGGaaacttttaatgaaaaagcagaggagctgaTGGAGAAGCtagaggaaaaggcagatggaaaaaaagagtttagCATGCTGACGATGATGAACCGGGTGACTATGGATGTCATTGCAAAG GTAGCCTTTGGCTTGGAATTAAATGCACTGAGTGATGACCAGACGCCTTTCCCGCATGCTGTGACTATGGTTTTGGAGGGAATGACCCAGATGCGTATCCCCTTCTTGCAG TACATGCCAGGGAAGCAGAAGCTGGTAAAGGAGGTCCAGGAAAGCGCGAGGCTGCTGCGGCGTGTGGGGAGGGAATGCCTTGAGCAGAGGAGAGAGGCCATCCGGAGCGGGAAGGAAGACACGCTGGATATTCTTACGCAGATACTGAAAGGAGATG CTCTGGAGGAAACTAGAGATGATGAAAATATTCTGGATAACTTTATCACTTTCTTTGTTGCAG GTCATGAAACCACTGCCAATCAGTTGTCATTTACCGTAATGGCACTCGCTCAGCATCCTGAAATACTGGAAAG GCTTCAGGCCGAAGTGGATGATGTTCTTGGTGCTAAGAGAGACCTTGACTATGAGGATCTTGGCAAACTCACCTACTTATCGCAG GTTTTGAAGGAATCGCTGCGGCTGTACCCACCCGTCCCGGGGACGCTGCGCTGGATAGACAAGGAGCATGTCGTCAGTGGCATCAGAATTCCTGCAAAAACAACGCTCGTT TTCAGCACTTACATAATGGGAAGGATGGAAAAGCATTTCAAGGATCCACTCACTTTCAATCCAGACCGATTTAGCAAAGATGCACCTAA gcCATATTATTGCTATTTTCCATTCTCTCTGGGACCCCGGTCCTGCATCGGGCAGGCATTTGCACAG ATGGAGGCGAAAGTGGTGATGGCAAAACTGCTGCAGAGGTTTGAATTCGAGCTGGTACCAGGGCAGAGTTTTAAACTCCTGGATGCTGGAACCTTGAGGCCACTAGATGGAGTAATGTGTAAATTAAAGCCAAGGAGCGTTGCAAGAAGCTGCCAGGAGTGA